One Streptomyces sp. NBC_01237 genomic region harbors:
- a CDS encoding NAD(P)-binding domain-containing protein: MNYFGVRELDVVVIGAGQAGLSAAYHLRRSGLEPDRDFVVLDHAPRPGGAWQFRWPSLTYGKVHGMHALPGMELTGADDSRPSSEVIGEYFDAYEHRFGLRVHRPVEVSAVREGDGGRLLVETSEGGYATRALINATGTWDRPFWPRYPGQETFRGRQLHTADYPGPEEFAGQRVIVVGGGASGTQHLMEIADVAAATYWVTRRPPVFREGPFGEEAGRAAVAMVEERVRRGLPPQSVVSVTGLPVTDAVRRAREQGILDRLPMFDRITPTGVAWDDGRTAEADVILWATGFRAAVDHLAPLKLREPGGGIRAENTRAVRDGRVHLVGYGPSASTIGANRAGRAAVRSVRRLLDSAGRHEAAPASVPA, translated from the coding sequence GTGAATTACTTTGGGGTGCGCGAGCTGGACGTGGTCGTGATCGGCGCCGGGCAGGCGGGCCTGTCCGCCGCCTACCACCTGCGGCGCTCGGGGCTGGAGCCGGACCGTGACTTCGTGGTCCTCGACCACGCGCCCCGCCCCGGCGGCGCCTGGCAGTTCCGCTGGCCCTCGCTGACGTACGGGAAGGTCCACGGGATGCACGCGCTGCCCGGCATGGAACTGACCGGCGCCGACGACAGCCGGCCCTCGTCCGAGGTGATCGGTGAGTACTTCGACGCGTACGAGCACCGCTTCGGCCTGCGGGTGCACCGCCCCGTCGAGGTCAGCGCCGTACGCGAGGGGGACGGGGGGCGGCTGCTCGTCGAGACGTCCGAGGGCGGGTACGCCACGCGCGCGCTCATCAACGCGACGGGCACCTGGGACCGGCCCTTCTGGCCCCGTTACCCGGGGCAGGAGACCTTCCGGGGGCGGCAGCTGCACACGGCGGACTACCCGGGACCCGAGGAATTCGCCGGGCAGCGGGTGATCGTCGTCGGGGGCGGCGCCTCCGGTACGCAGCATCTGATGGAGATCGCCGATGTCGCCGCCGCGACGTACTGGGTGACGCGGCGCCCCCCGGTCTTCCGGGAAGGGCCCTTCGGCGAGGAAGCGGGACGGGCCGCCGTGGCGATGGTCGAGGAACGGGTACGCCGCGGGCTGCCACCGCAGAGCGTCGTGAGCGTCACCGGCCTTCCGGTCACCGACGCCGTCCGGCGCGCCCGTGAGCAGGGGATTCTCGACCGGCTCCCGATGTTCGACCGGATCACGCCGACCGGGGTGGCCTGGGACGACGGACGGACCGCGGAGGCCGATGTGATCCTCTGGGCGACCGGCTTCCGGGCCGCCGTCGACCATCTGGCGCCCCTGAAGCTCCGCGAGCCCGGGGGCGGCATCCGGGCCGAGAACACCAGGGCCGTACGGGACGGGCGCGTGCATCTCGTCGGGTACGGTCCGTCGGCCAGCACGATCGGGGCCAACCGGGCGGGACGGGCGGCGGTCCGGTCGGTCCGGCGGCTGCTGGACTCGG
- a CDS encoding LLM class flavin-dependent oxidoreductase, with amino-acid sequence MNVHLHWFLPTGGDGRTLVDRHAYTDGGIKRDRITPVSGVRAPDIEYLAQIAKAAEQLGFEAVLTPTGTWCEDAWLTTVALAQHTERLKFLVAFRPGVISPVLAAQMAATYQRITRGRLLLNVVTGGDSTEQRRFGDHLDHDRRYARTAEFLSVVRGAWSGRPFDYDGEHYQVEGGLTALPPDPLPDIFFGGSSAAAGPVAAAHADVYLTWGEPPAAVKEKIDWIRGLAEERGRTVRFGIRLHTISRDSSREAWATADRLLGDLDAETVAAAQQALGRSESVGQQRMLALHGGSRDKLEIAPNLWAGVGLVRGGAGTALVGSHAEVADRIEEYHELGVEHFVLSGYPHLEEAYWFGEGVTPELAARGLLSTVPASPLLGVPAVNGRPASAPGGAPLLFAGGR; translated from the coding sequence GTGAACGTACATCTGCACTGGTTCCTGCCCACCGGCGGTGACGGCCGCACCCTCGTCGACCGGCACGCGTACACCGACGGCGGTATCAAACGCGACCGGATCACTCCGGTGAGCGGGGTGCGCGCTCCCGACATCGAGTATCTGGCGCAGATCGCGAAGGCGGCGGAGCAGCTGGGGTTCGAAGCCGTGCTGACACCGACCGGGACGTGGTGCGAGGATGCCTGGCTGACCACGGTCGCGCTGGCCCAGCACACCGAGCGGCTGAAGTTCCTGGTGGCGTTCCGGCCCGGCGTGATCTCGCCGGTGCTGGCCGCGCAGATGGCCGCGACATATCAGCGGATCACGCGTGGACGGCTGCTGCTCAACGTGGTGACCGGCGGCGATTCGACGGAGCAGCGACGGTTCGGCGACCATCTGGACCACGACCGGCGCTATGCGCGGACCGCGGAGTTCCTTTCGGTGGTGCGGGGCGCGTGGAGCGGGCGGCCGTTCGACTACGACGGCGAGCACTACCAGGTGGAGGGCGGGCTGACGGCCCTGCCGCCGGACCCGTTGCCGGACATCTTCTTCGGTGGCTCGTCGGCGGCGGCCGGTCCGGTGGCCGCCGCGCACGCCGATGTCTATCTGACCTGGGGCGAGCCCCCGGCGGCCGTGAAGGAGAAGATCGACTGGATTCGCGGGCTGGCGGAGGAGCGGGGGCGCACGGTCCGGTTCGGCATCCGGCTGCACACCATTTCGAGGGATTCCTCCCGCGAGGCATGGGCGACGGCCGACCGGCTGCTCGGCGATCTCGACGCGGAGACGGTCGCGGCGGCGCAGCAGGCGCTGGGCCGGAGCGAGTCGGTGGGTCAGCAGCGGATGCTGGCGCTGCACGGCGGCTCCCGCGACAAGCTGGAGATCGCGCCGAATCTCTGGGCGGGCGTCGGTCTGGTACGGGGTGGCGCGGGCACCGCACTGGTCGGCAGCCATGCGGAGGTCGCCGACCGGATCGAGGAGTATCACGAGCTGGGCGTGGAGCACTTCGTGCTCTCGGGGTATCCGCATCTGGAGGAGGCGTACTGGTTCGGCGAGGGCGTGACTCCCGAGCTGGCGGCGCGCGGGCTGCTGTCCACCGTCCCGGCCTCTCCGCTGCTGGGCGTGCCCGCGGTCAATGGCCGTCCGGCGTCGGCACCCGGCGGGGCGCCGTTGCTGTTCGCCGGGGGGCGCTGA
- a CDS encoding ABC transporter substrate-binding protein, whose translation MRRRTLPGLLLPFALLVTACGGASSANTAGNTDGKGGVVLDIGDQRGGYEAILRASGELDDLDYRITWSTFTSGPPLLEAVSARAVDLGGVGNTPPVFAAGSDSKIVVVGATHGSSAGEAIVVPEDSPLKKPAQLKGRSIAVAQGSSAHYQLVASLKKAGLRISDVKLNYLQPADALAAFSRGKVDAWAIWDPYTSQILRTARARVLTTGEGVVNGLGFQVASPAALRDEKKSRAIGDLLVRLQRAQKWVFAHPEAWAKVWAKETGMPYEVALDAVKLTYGTRVPVAVDAAAVASEQQIADTFAELGLIPRRFSFKDYVDTRFNRDLPASSAAPRSYGKASS comes from the coding sequence ATGAGACGCCGCACCCTGCCCGGCCTGCTTCTCCCCTTCGCCCTGCTGGTCACCGCCTGCGGTGGTGCCTCGTCCGCGAACACGGCGGGCAACACCGACGGGAAGGGCGGTGTCGTCCTCGACATCGGTGACCAGAGGGGAGGTTACGAAGCCATCCTGCGGGCTTCCGGAGAGCTGGACGATCTCGACTACCGCATCACCTGGTCGACGTTCACCTCCGGCCCACCGCTCCTGGAGGCCGTCAGCGCCCGGGCGGTGGACCTGGGCGGAGTGGGGAACACACCACCGGTCTTCGCCGCGGGGTCCGACTCGAAGATCGTCGTGGTGGGTGCCACGCACGGTTCGTCGGCGGGCGAGGCGATCGTGGTGCCGGAGGACTCCCCGCTGAAGAAGCCCGCCCAGCTCAAGGGCAGGTCGATCGCCGTCGCCCAGGGCAGCTCCGCGCACTATCAGCTGGTGGCCTCGCTCAAGAAGGCCGGACTGCGCATCTCCGATGTGAAGCTGAACTACCTTCAGCCCGCCGACGCGCTGGCGGCGTTCAGCCGGGGCAAGGTCGACGCCTGGGCGATCTGGGATCCGTACACCTCACAGATCCTGCGGACCGCGCGGGCCCGGGTGCTCACCACGGGTGAGGGGGTGGTCAACGGACTCGGGTTCCAGGTGGCCTCACCCGCCGCACTCAGGGACGAGAAGAAGTCCCGGGCCATCGGCGATCTACTCGTCCGCCTTCAGCGCGCGCAGAAATGGGTCTTCGCACACCCGGAAGCCTGGGCGAAGGTCTGGGCGAAGGAGACGGGCATGCCGTACGAGGTGGCACTGGACGCCGTGAAGCTCACCTACGGGACCCGGGTCCCGGTGGCCGTCGACGCGGCCGCCGTCGCCTCCGAGCAGCAGATCGCCGACACCTTCGCCGAACTGGGTCTGATCCCGCGCCGCTTCTCCTTCAAGGACTACGTCGACACCCGTTTCAACCGCGACCTCCCCGCGTCGTCCGCGGCTCCCCGCTCGTACGGAAAGGCTTCCTCGTGA
- a CDS encoding ABC transporter permease, which produces MTIGHAPASSPPPDITVESGRTPGPWPGPLDLEPVVPASVRTSRLRSLPRWLRRTIGPLSLLALWQVFSATGVLHPDVLASPGTIARAGSGLIADGTLPSAMAVSLQRVAMGLLLGGIAGTVLALVSGLSRLGEDLVDATVQMLRTVPWVGLIPLFIIWLGIGEAPKVALIALGVAFHLYLNVYAGIRGVDAELIEAGRSLGLGRWGLVRHVVLPGALPGAMTGLRYSLATAWLALVFGESINADAGIGFLMNQAREFFRTDVIVVCLVVYAFLGLAADVIVRTLERLLLQWRPTFTGQ; this is translated from the coding sequence ATGACCATCGGCCATGCCCCCGCATCGTCCCCGCCACCCGACATAACCGTGGAATCAGGAAGAACTCCCGGCCCCTGGCCGGGGCCGCTCGATCTGGAACCCGTCGTCCCGGCGTCCGTGCGCACCTCCCGCCTGCGCTCCCTGCCCCGATGGCTTCGCCGTACGATCGGTCCGCTGTCGCTCCTCGCGCTGTGGCAGGTGTTCAGCGCCACGGGCGTGCTGCACCCGGACGTCCTCGCCTCGCCCGGCACCATCGCGCGGGCCGGGTCCGGTCTGATCGCCGACGGGACCCTGCCCTCCGCCATGGCCGTGTCGCTCCAGCGGGTGGCCATGGGGCTGCTGCTGGGCGGCATCGCGGGGACGGTACTCGCGTTGGTCTCGGGGCTCTCCCGGCTGGGCGAGGATCTCGTGGACGCGACCGTGCAGATGCTGCGCACCGTGCCCTGGGTGGGGCTCATTCCGCTGTTCATCATCTGGCTCGGCATCGGCGAGGCCCCGAAGGTGGCGCTGATCGCCCTCGGAGTCGCCTTCCATCTGTATCTGAACGTGTACGCCGGCATCCGGGGCGTGGATGCCGAACTCATCGAGGCGGGCCGGTCGTTGGGGCTCGGACGATGGGGGCTGGTGCGGCATGTGGTGCTTCCGGGGGCGCTTCCGGGCGCCATGACCGGACTGCGGTATTCCCTCGCCACCGCCTGGCTGGCCCTCGTCTTCGGCGAGTCCATCAACGCCGACGCCGGAATCGGGTTCCTGATGAACCAGGCACGGGAGTTCTTCCGCACCGATGTGATCGTCGTCTGCCTGGTCGTCTACGCCTTCCTCGGTCTCGCCGCCGATGTCATCGTCCGGACTCTCGAAAGGCTGCTGCTGCAATGGCGACCGACCTTCACGGGCCAGTGA
- a CDS encoding ABC transporter ATP-binding protein gives MATDLHGPVTTRSLTPPEEPEAAVRVQGLTRAFDGRPVIDGLDLTLRAGEFTALLGRSGCGKSTLLRVLAGLDREIKGTVLVPRRRAVAFQAPRLMPWKRVWRNVLLGLPGKPERALAEQALTEVGLAERAGAWPRTLSGGEAQRASLARALVREPDLLLLDEPFGALDALTRIRAQRLVAELWRRRGCAVLLVTHDVDEALLLADRALVMRDGEIAYDTPVALDRPRGAGSPGFAALRSRLLAELGVEAPDAAA, from the coding sequence ATGGCGACCGACCTTCACGGGCCAGTGACCACCCGCTCGCTCACACCGCCCGAGGAACCGGAGGCCGCTGTACGGGTCCAGGGGCTCACCCGCGCATTCGACGGCCGGCCGGTGATCGACGGGCTCGATCTCACCCTTCGGGCCGGGGAGTTCACCGCTCTGCTGGGACGCAGTGGTTGCGGGAAGTCCACCCTTCTGCGGGTGCTGGCCGGACTCGACCGGGAGATCAAGGGCACCGTCCTCGTGCCCAGACGGCGTGCCGTGGCCTTCCAGGCACCGCGGCTGATGCCCTGGAAGCGGGTCTGGCGCAACGTGCTGCTCGGGCTGCCCGGCAAGCCCGAACGGGCGCTGGCGGAGCAGGCGTTGACCGAGGTCGGGCTCGCCGAGCGGGCCGGGGCCTGGCCCCGGACGCTCTCCGGGGGCGAGGCTCAGCGCGCGTCCCTGGCCCGCGCCCTCGTACGCGAACCGGACCTGCTGCTGCTCGACGAACCGTTCGGCGCACTCGACGCGTTGACCCGGATCAGGGCGCAGCGGCTGGTGGCCGAGCTCTGGCGGCGGCGTGGCTGCGCGGTGCTGCTGGTCACCCATGACGTCGATGAGGCCCTGCTGCTCGCCGACCGGGCCCTGGTGATGCGGGACGGGGAGATCGCGTACGACACTCCGGTCGCCCTGGACCGGCCGCGCGGTGCCGGCAGCCCCGGGTTCGCCGCCCTGCGCTCCCGGCTCCTGGCCGAGCTCGGTGTCGAGGCCCCGGACGCGGCCGCCTGA